A genomic window from Brassica oleracea var. oleracea cultivar TO1000 chromosome C8, BOL, whole genome shotgun sequence includes:
- the LOC106308828 gene encoding uncharacterized protein LOC106308828 has translation MAHRLSRGEKEKWIQDQQKQVKRPPVIIPASNNNALIEKHELTLIGRVTNPAIQKTKALVDFFLNHWNVAGQITGKALGPYLFQFKFETERDLQLILSKGPYHFKRWMLILQRWEPIVSDNFPALIPFWISVHGIPLHYWTEDALKAIGKELGPVENWDVDRGRVRVSINGLKPLEMKLDISLPSGEIKEEGKQRWERIPSRNFSKPYLERLEADRRRKNEKKGSRNLNWAPSENFAASTRWKNEEHKDSSWRSETNPPYDYDIRRDPHRRHGSSQTNRDQLGRPSARERLSFTKESEAATQRENHSKSYTSALRT, from the exons ATGGCACACAGATTGTCGAGAGGAGAAAAAGAAAAATGGATTCAGGATCAGCAAAAACAGGTCAAACGACCACCAGTTATAATACCGGCTTCAAATAACAATGCTCTAATTGAAAAACATGAGCTGACTCTCATTGGTAGAGTAACTAACCCGGCGATTCAAAAGACAAAAGCCCTGGTGGACTTCTTCCTTAACCATTGGAATGTTGCGGGTCAGATTACTGGTAAAGCTCTGGGTCCTTACCTGTTCCAGTTCAAGTTCGAGACTGAGAGAGACCTCCAGCTCATCCTCTCAAAAGGCCCTTACCACTTCAAAAGATGGATGTTGATCCTCCAGAGGTGGGAGCCAATTGTCTCCGACAACTTCCCGGCTCTAATCCCGTTCTGGATCTCTGTTCACGGTATACCGCTCCATTACTGGACGGAGGATGCGCTAAAAGCCATTGGAAAGGAACTAGGACCAGTAGAGAATTGGGATGTTGATAGAGGAAGAGTTCGGGTTTCCATAAATGGACTGAAACCTCTTGAGATGAAACTTGATATCAGCTTACCTTCAGGAGAGATAAAAGAA GAAGGAAAACAGAGATGGGAGAGAATCCCGTCTAGGAATTTCTCAAAACCGTACCTGGAAAGACTAGAGGCGGATAGAAGAAGGAAAAATGAGAAGAAAGGCTCCAGGAATCTAAACTGGGCCCCGAGCGAAAACTTTGCTGCCTCTACTCGTTGGAAAAACGAAGAGCATAAAGATTCCTCTTGGAGAAGCGAAACAAACCCTCCTTATGATTATGACATCAGAAGAGACCCCCATAGGAGGCATGGTTCTTCTCAAACAAACCGTGACCAACTTGGGAGACCTTCTGCTAGAGAGCGCTTATCCTTCACTAAGGAAAGCGAGGCTGCTACTCAAAGAGAAAACCACTCCAAAAGCTACACATCAGCACTAAGAACATAA